The Polyangium spumosum genome contains a region encoding:
- a CDS encoding lysophospholipid acyltransferase family protein, whose protein sequence is MRALAEKARVKVRPNDLEARDPRFIERVMPLLGTLYDHYFRAETELEAPFVDGPALVVGNHNAMTGTPDMFCHMLAFWRLHSPARLAYGLMHDVPFGFPGAGAWLNGAGALAASPENAARALDRGAAVLVFPGGDIDACKPFSRRYEIEFGKRRGFVRAALRHGVPLVPVVSVGAHHSLYIWTDGRRIAEALKLPQLARSNVAPLGLALPWGIIAGIPLPHLPPPVKIHTRILAPIRPNLPPSAADDPEAVEEVFEHVRSAMQAAMNDLKQQGRHGWFPAS, encoded by the coding sequence GTGCGCGCGCTCGCGGAGAAGGCGCGCGTGAAGGTGCGCCCGAACGATCTCGAGGCCCGCGATCCGCGCTTCATCGAGCGCGTGATGCCGCTGCTCGGGACGCTCTACGACCACTACTTCCGCGCCGAGACCGAGCTCGAAGCGCCCTTCGTCGATGGCCCCGCGCTCGTGGTCGGCAACCACAACGCGATGACCGGCACGCCGGACATGTTCTGCCACATGCTCGCGTTCTGGCGGCTCCACTCGCCCGCGCGCCTCGCGTACGGGCTCATGCACGACGTGCCCTTCGGCTTCCCCGGCGCGGGCGCGTGGCTGAACGGCGCGGGCGCGCTCGCGGCGAGCCCCGAGAACGCGGCGCGCGCGCTCGATCGAGGCGCGGCCGTGCTGGTCTTCCCGGGCGGGGACATCGACGCGTGCAAGCCGTTCTCGCGCAGGTACGAGATCGAGTTCGGCAAGCGCCGCGGCTTCGTGCGCGCGGCGCTGCGCCACGGCGTGCCCCTCGTGCCCGTGGTGAGCGTGGGCGCGCATCACTCGCTCTACATCTGGACCGACGGGCGGCGCATCGCCGAGGCGCTGAAGCTGCCGCAGCTCGCGCGCTCGAACGTGGCGCCGCTCGGCCTGGCGCTGCCCTGGGGCATCATCGCCGGCATCCCGCTGCCGCACCTGCCGCCGCCCGTGAAGATCCACACCCGGATCCTCGCGCCGATCCGCCCGAACCTGCCGCCCTCCGCGGCCGACGATCCGGAGGCGGTGGAGGAGGTCTTCGAACACGTGCGGAGCGCGATGCAGGCGGCGATGAACGATCTGAAGCAGCAAGGGCGCCACGGATGGTTCCCCGCCTCGTGA
- a CDS encoding DUF192 domain-containing protein, whose protein sequence is MPVTKRYAVLTLGFLVVACEPRVEEPVPPTRDRPAAPIVGLQEAEPADNQPSRARCIHPTEDKPRRTLLREGPDPSCPPDDLAKPPVLREGKVVFTDAKDETVTVEIAQRDHERARGLMYRKHMPEERGMIFVFDRREPHQFWMHNTCIPLDMLFVDDDGTIVGIEENTPTMNDSTFSVPCPSRYVIEVNAGFSRRHGVRAGQKVRLEGI, encoded by the coding sequence ATGCCCGTCACGAAGCGTTACGCTGTCCTCACGCTGGGTTTTTTGGTCGTCGCCTGCGAGCCGCGCGTCGAGGAGCCGGTCCCGCCCACGCGAGACCGGCCTGCCGCGCCCATCGTCGGCCTGCAAGAAGCCGAGCCCGCGGACAATCAGCCCTCGCGGGCGCGGTGCATCCACCCGACCGAGGACAAACCCAGGCGGACGCTCCTGCGCGAGGGCCCCGATCCGTCTTGCCCGCCCGACGATCTGGCGAAGCCGCCGGTGCTGCGCGAGGGCAAGGTGGTGTTCACGGACGCGAAGGACGAGACGGTCACGGTGGAGATCGCGCAGCGGGATCACGAGCGCGCCCGCGGGCTCATGTACCGCAAGCACATGCCCGAGGAGCGCGGGATGATCTTCGTCTTCGATCGGCGCGAGCCGCACCAGTTCTGGATGCACAACACGTGCATCCCGCTCGACATGCTCTTCGTGGACGACGACGGGACGATCGTGGGCATCGAGGAGAACACGCCGACGATGAACGACTCGACGTTCTCGGTGCCGTGTCCGTCACGCTACGTGATCGAGGTGAACGCTGGTTTTTCCCGTCGACACGGGGTGCGCGCGGGGCAGAAGGTGCGGCTCGAGGGGATCTGA
- a CDS encoding peptidylprolyl isomerase, translated as MKLPSIQSRPFAAFAAASALVVTAFASGCESSPPEPTADPDRKPAAQTQANNGTPAPVQTSRPRIERPKPTKKKVTAKPVAEVKPSADDPVKGKWTLDDATKGLPEGKTLVATIETDLGNLECTLFHDKAPITVANFVGLARGVRPWKTPEGKWEKKPAYDGTIFHRIIKGFMIQGGDAKKNGSGEAGYVIPDEVWEDANHDRPGLLCMANRGPNTNSAQFFITDEAAFHLDGGYTIFGECAPVDTVHKIASVPVVREKPESPPVIKKVTITRK; from the coding sequence ATGAAACTTCCCTCGATCCAGAGTCGTCCCTTCGCCGCCTTCGCGGCGGCTTCTGCCCTGGTCGTCACCGCCTTCGCGAGCGGCTGCGAGTCGAGCCCACCCGAGCCGACGGCGGACCCCGATCGCAAGCCCGCGGCCCAGACGCAGGCCAATAACGGCACGCCCGCGCCCGTCCAGACCTCGCGGCCGCGTATCGAGAGGCCCAAGCCGACGAAGAAGAAGGTCACGGCCAAGCCCGTCGCCGAGGTCAAGCCGAGCGCGGACGACCCGGTCAAGGGCAAGTGGACCCTCGACGACGCCACGAAGGGCCTGCCGGAGGGCAAGACGCTCGTGGCCACCATCGAGACGGACCTCGGCAACCTCGAGTGCACGCTCTTCCACGACAAGGCGCCCATCACCGTCGCCAACTTTGTCGGCCTCGCGCGCGGCGTTCGCCCGTGGAAGACGCCCGAGGGCAAGTGGGAGAAGAAGCCCGCCTACGACGGCACGATCTTCCACCGCATCATCAAGGGCTTCATGATCCAGGGCGGAGACGCCAAGAAAAATGGCAGCGGCGAGGCCGGGTACGTCATCCCGGACGAGGTCTGGGAGGACGCGAACCACGATCGTCCCGGCCTGCTCTGCATGGCGAACCGCGGGCCGAACACCAACAGCGCCCAGTTCTTCATCACGGACGAGGCGGCCTTCCACCTCGACGGCGGCTACACGATCTTCGGCGAGTGCGCGCCCGTCGACACCGTCCACAAGATCGCCTCCGTTCCCGTGGTCCGCGAGAAGCCGGAGAGCCCGCCGGTCATCAAGAAGGTCACCATCACCCGCAAGTGA
- a CDS encoding putative metal-binding motif-containing protein, with the protein MPVKRTRKARGGRSLVGASLAALSGAFVVSVMAAGGCGARTPLDVGPPQPPCFVDSDCPGYKNLCEPVYCDLAAGADAGAPRNGGLCVDLPPVACDDNDPCTDDACVPKTGQCTYEIATRDNDGDGFRGPRPGTLPGDPNACGDDCDDKSELAYPGGTEVCDGVDNDCNGVVDDGATYIPLLNDPIRLSAEGASPSGPGGLAWSGTSYAAAYTSSISGFSMRLSMLAPEGIPLGPEAPIVFQNGDNAGGPLVWIGDRYGIAWQDRRSGDYEVYFTLLDEAGAKVLPDTRLSFAEGFSINVSLGWTGAEFIVAWQDEREGLFDLYAQRLTIDGAPIGGNVKLTQAINVGNEAPQMAPGLASIGVAWAPGDATQHFIQFQVFNQDLSPRSQAVSLTDGTSDSVYPTVVWNQDRYVIAWYDKTKNPKAIYGAVVDEDGNVLVQPKALTNPGSFRSRYPTLKALGDRVLLVYADDRDQNDGYELYALMLNQDLSPSGSEQRVTFAKRDSIYPIATFGPDGNVGILFRDDREGQQHVFFTRLGCIVP; encoded by the coding sequence ATGCCTGTGAAGCGTACGCGGAAGGCGCGCGGCGGACGGAGCCTGGTCGGGGCCTCGCTCGCCGCGCTCTCGGGCGCCTTCGTGGTCTCGGTGATGGCCGCTGGCGGATGTGGCGCGCGCACGCCGCTCGACGTCGGCCCGCCGCAGCCGCCTTGTTTCGTCGACTCGGACTGCCCGGGGTACAAGAACCTCTGCGAGCCCGTGTATTGCGACCTCGCGGCGGGCGCCGACGCGGGCGCGCCGCGGAACGGCGGGCTCTGCGTCGATCTGCCGCCCGTCGCGTGTGACGACAACGATCCCTGCACCGACGACGCGTGCGTCCCGAAGACCGGGCAATGCACGTACGAGATCGCCACGCGTGACAACGACGGCGACGGCTTCCGCGGCCCGCGGCCCGGCACGCTCCCCGGCGATCCCAACGCGTGCGGCGACGACTGCGACGACAAGAGCGAGCTCGCGTATCCGGGCGGCACCGAGGTCTGCGACGGCGTCGACAACGACTGCAACGGCGTCGTCGACGACGGCGCCACGTACATCCCGCTGCTGAACGATCCCATCCGCCTCTCCGCGGAGGGAGCGTCGCCGTCGGGCCCTGGCGGCCTCGCGTGGAGCGGCACCTCGTACGCGGCGGCATACACCTCGTCGATCTCCGGCTTCTCGATGCGCCTGAGCATGCTCGCCCCGGAGGGCATCCCGCTCGGCCCCGAGGCGCCGATCGTCTTCCAGAACGGCGACAACGCCGGCGGCCCGCTCGTGTGGATCGGCGATCGTTACGGCATCGCGTGGCAAGATCGTCGCAGCGGCGACTACGAGGTCTACTTCACGCTGCTCGACGAGGCCGGCGCGAAGGTCCTGCCCGACACGCGCCTCTCCTTCGCCGAGGGTTTTTCGATCAACGTCTCGCTCGGCTGGACCGGCGCCGAGTTCATCGTCGCCTGGCAGGACGAGCGCGAGGGCCTCTTCGATCTCTACGCCCAGCGCCTCACCATCGACGGCGCGCCGATCGGCGGCAACGTCAAGCTCACGCAGGCCATCAACGTGGGCAACGAAGCGCCGCAGATGGCACCCGGCCTCGCCTCGATCGGCGTCGCCTGGGCGCCTGGCGACGCGACCCAGCACTTCATCCAGTTCCAGGTCTTCAACCAGGATCTCTCACCGCGCTCGCAGGCCGTCTCGCTCACGGACGGCACGAGCGACTCGGTGTACCCGACGGTCGTGTGGAACCAGGATCGGTACGTCATCGCCTGGTACGACAAGACCAAGAACCCGAAGGCGATCTACGGCGCGGTCGTCGACGAGGACGGTAACGTCCTCGTGCAGCCGAAGGCCCTCACGAACCCCGGCTCGTTCCGCTCGCGTTACCCGACCCTGAAGGCCCTCGGCGATCGTGTCCTGCTCGTCTACGCCGACGATCGAGATCAGAACGACGGCTACGAGCTCTACGCCCTCATGCTCAACCAGGACCTGAGCCCCTCCGGCTCCGAGCAACGCGTCACGTTCGCCAAGCGCGACAGCATCTATCCGATCGCCACCTTCGGCCCCGACGGCAACGTCGGCATCCTCTTCCGCGACGATCGCGAGGGCCAGCAGCACGTCTTCTTCACGCGCCTCGGCTGCATCGTGCCCTGA
- a CDS encoding hydroxymethylglutaryl-CoA lyase, producing MTDRPSSSSVAPHDLFAHAPDRVSIYEVSPRDGLQNEQNVVPLAQKRQLVEALVAAGVKRLEITSFVSPKWVPQLADAEELAREMRPPEGVTFSALCPNAKGLERALATGLSEIAVFMSASETHNQKNINKSIDRTLSVFSEIVPPAIEAGLRVRGYVSCVWGCPYEGPVSAERSVEITKKLLSLGCYQVSLGDTIGVGTPKQTRDIVLRCLDAMRVDQFALHLHDTRGTALANILVGLELGVRDFDASVGGLGGCPYAPGAAGNVATEDLVYMLHGMGIETGIDLDKLIEAGNVAERVLGRPLPGKVHKAGAFRRRPS from the coding sequence ATGACGGATCGCCCCTCGAGCTCGAGCGTCGCCCCGCACGATCTGTTCGCCCACGCGCCCGATCGGGTGTCGATCTACGAGGTGAGCCCGCGTGACGGTCTGCAGAACGAGCAGAACGTGGTCCCGCTGGCGCAGAAGAGGCAGCTCGTGGAGGCGCTCGTCGCGGCGGGCGTGAAGCGGCTGGAGATCACGAGCTTCGTCTCGCCGAAGTGGGTGCCGCAGCTCGCGGACGCGGAGGAGCTGGCGCGCGAGATGCGTCCGCCCGAGGGCGTGACCTTCAGCGCGCTCTGCCCGAACGCCAAGGGCCTCGAGCGCGCGCTCGCCACGGGGCTCAGCGAGATCGCGGTCTTCATGAGCGCGAGCGAGACGCACAACCAGAAGAACATCAACAAGTCGATCGACCGGACGCTCAGCGTGTTCTCGGAGATCGTGCCGCCGGCGATCGAAGCAGGCCTGCGCGTGCGCGGGTACGTGTCATGCGTGTGGGGGTGCCCGTACGAGGGCCCGGTCTCCGCCGAGCGGAGCGTCGAGATCACGAAGAAGCTCCTCTCGCTCGGCTGCTACCAGGTGTCCCTGGGCGACACGATCGGCGTGGGCACGCCGAAGCAGACGCGGGACATCGTGCTCCGATGCCTCGACGCGATGCGGGTGGATCAGTTCGCGTTGCACCTGCACGACACGCGCGGGACGGCGCTGGCGAACATCCTGGTGGGGCTCGAGCTCGGGGTGCGCGACTTCGACGCGTCGGTGGGAGGGCTCGGAGGTTGTCCATACGCGCCCGGCGCCGCAGGGAACGTGGCGACGGAGGACCTCGTGTACATGCTGCACGGGATGGGGATCGAGACGGGGATCGACCTCGACAAACTCATCGAGGCCGGCAACGTCGCCGAGCGCGTGCTCGGTCGTCCGCTGCCGGGCAAGGTGCACAAGGCGGGCGCGTTCCGGCGTCGTCCGAGCTGA
- the purF gene encoding amidophosphoribosyltransferase: MCGVFGIYGHPEAANITYLGLHALQHRGQEAAGIVTSDGERLTPHRSMGLVQAGFSPKDLAALRGDRAIGHVRYSTAGGSHIRNAQPFAVDYARGSIAVGHNGNLTNYEALRDRLEARGSIFQSASDTEVIVHLIAASTQASVESRAAEALGQVEGAYSILFLTERELIAVRDPMGFRPLCMGRLTHGEAEAIVVASEPTAFDLIGATYVRDIEPGEMLIVDANGTRSLRPFAPRARKLCIFEHVYFARPDSLIEGASVYEVRKALGRKLAEESPVPGGSDAGDVVVVPVPDSGVPAAVGFAERAGAPFEMGLIRSHYVGRTFIEPQQSIRHFGVRLKLSPNRAALANKRVVIVDDSIVRGTTSRKIVKMVRDAGAREVHLRISSPPTRWPCFYGIDTPTRAELIAATHNLEEICKYVTADSLGYLSLEGLVTSVRTIERRASPDAPASPRSGEASEDGYCSACFSGAYPVPFSPSPKSRHLRLVHG, translated from the coding sequence ATGTGCGGTGTGTTCGGCATCTATGGCCACCCGGAGGCCGCCAACATCACCTACCTCGGCTTGCACGCGCTGCAGCACCGAGGTCAGGAGGCGGCGGGGATCGTCACGAGCGACGGGGAGCGGCTCACGCCGCACAGGTCGATGGGCCTCGTGCAGGCCGGCTTCTCCCCGAAGGACCTCGCGGCGCTGCGGGGTGACCGGGCGATCGGCCACGTGCGGTACTCGACCGCCGGCGGCTCCCACATCCGCAACGCGCAGCCGTTCGCCGTGGACTACGCGCGTGGCTCGATCGCCGTCGGGCACAACGGCAACCTGACGAACTACGAGGCGCTCCGCGATCGACTGGAGGCGCGCGGCAGCATCTTCCAGAGCGCGAGCGACACGGAGGTGATCGTGCACCTCATCGCCGCGAGCACGCAGGCGAGCGTGGAGAGCCGCGCGGCCGAGGCGCTCGGGCAGGTCGAAGGGGCCTACTCGATCCTGTTCCTCACGGAGCGCGAGCTCATCGCCGTGCGAGATCCGATGGGCTTCCGCCCGCTTTGCATGGGACGCCTGACGCACGGCGAGGCCGAGGCGATCGTGGTCGCCAGCGAGCCCACGGCGTTTGATCTGATCGGCGCGACGTACGTTCGCGACATCGAGCCGGGCGAGATGCTGATCGTCGACGCGAACGGCACCCGCTCGCTCCGGCCCTTCGCGCCGCGCGCGCGCAAGCTCTGCATCTTCGAGCACGTGTACTTCGCGCGGCCCGACTCGCTCATCGAAGGCGCGAGCGTCTACGAGGTGCGCAAGGCGCTCGGCCGCAAGCTCGCCGAAGAGTCCCCCGTTCCGGGCGGGAGCGACGCGGGTGACGTCGTCGTGGTGCCCGTGCCCGACTCGGGCGTGCCCGCGGCGGTGGGCTTCGCCGAGCGCGCCGGCGCGCCCTTCGAGATGGGGCTCATCCGGAGCCACTACGTCGGCCGGACGTTCATCGAGCCGCAGCAGTCGATCCGGCACTTCGGCGTGCGCCTGAAGCTCTCGCCGAACCGCGCGGCGCTGGCGAACAAGCGCGTGGTGATCGTGGACGACTCGATCGTCCGGGGCACGACGAGCCGGAAGATCGTGAAGATGGTGCGCGACGCCGGCGCCCGCGAGGTGCACCTCCGGATCTCGAGCCCGCCGACACGCTGGCCCTGCTTCTACGGGATCGACACGCCCACGCGCGCCGAGCTCATCGCGGCGACGCACAACCTCGAAGAAATCTGCAAGTACGTGACGGCCGACTCGCTCGGTTACCTGTCGCTCGAAGGCCTCGTCACATCGGTGCGGACGATCGAGCGGAGGGCCTCCCCGGACGCGCCGGCGTCCCCGCGCAGCGGCGAGGCCTCCGAGGACGGATACTGCTCCGCCTGCTTCTCGGGCGCCTACCCGGTGCCGTTCTCACCGAGCCCGAAATCGCGGCATCTCCGCCTCGTTCATGGTTAA
- a CDS encoding cytochrome c3 family protein, with protein MAAKKHLALAFILALSGVAAACGGGSTPPPDTANDQKTDGTQTDKPADPGATDAKPTGDAQPGGDTKPADPGAGGTAATPPAGKGSTNIKQSQMLEDIKKIGLAPDKLADLPKIPLAQKKKLMPLFQKALGYKDCNGCHVEGDYKAETRKIKITRGMWKNFVVALRDEKGGAVFCDTCHDGNEHNLDHSNKEALEKFMDEQYEDKLSRADKKDMECGTCHGDPFEGDIITKVWGIAKK; from the coding sequence ATGGCTGCCAAGAAACACCTCGCTCTCGCCTTCATCCTTGCCCTCTCGGGCGTCGCTGCGGCCTGCGGCGGCGGTTCGACGCCTCCGCCCGACACCGCGAACGATCAGAAGACGGACGGGACCCAGACCGACAAGCCCGCCGATCCCGGCGCCACCGACGCGAAGCCCACGGGCGACGCGCAGCCCGGCGGCGACACGAAGCCCGCGGACCCGGGCGCGGGCGGGACGGCGGCGACGCCCCCGGCGGGCAAGGGCTCGACGAACATCAAGCAGAGCCAGATGCTCGAGGACATCAAGAAGATCGGCCTCGCCCCGGACAAACTCGCGGACCTGCCGAAGATCCCCCTCGCGCAGAAGAAGAAGCTGATGCCGCTCTTCCAGAAGGCGCTCGGCTACAAGGACTGCAACGGCTGCCACGTCGAGGGCGACTACAAGGCCGAGACGCGCAAGATCAAGATCACGCGCGGCATGTGGAAGAACTTCGTCGTCGCGCTCCGCGACGAGAAGGGCGGCGCCGTCTTCTGCGACACGTGCCACGACGGCAACGAGCACAACCTCGATCACTCCAACAAGGAGGCGCTCGAAAAGTTCATGGACGAGCAGTACGAGGACAAACTCTCGCGCGCCGACAAGAAGGACATGGAGTGCGGCACCTGCCACGGTGATCCGTTCGAGGGCGACATCATCACGAAGGTCTGGGGCATCGCGAAGAAGTAG
- a CDS encoding cyclic nucleotide-binding domain-containing protein, producing the protein MDVAERIEKLSKVPLFEGLTTQALELISRVANEESHALGTKIFQHGDPGDKLYIILEGKVRISREVPGMGEEALAVLGPGSVFGEMSLLDEAPRSADARVHERCRLLTVPKDAFEDLLFLHKDLAYEVLWSFVRMLTQRLRETNDKLTFLTVTGKF; encoded by the coding sequence GTGGACGTCGCCGAACGCATCGAGAAGCTCAGCAAGGTGCCCCTCTTCGAGGGGCTCACCACCCAGGCGCTCGAGCTGATCTCGCGCGTCGCCAACGAAGAGTCCCACGCGCTCGGGACGAAGATCTTCCAGCACGGAGATCCGGGCGACAAGCTCTACATCATCCTCGAAGGCAAGGTGCGCATCAGCCGCGAGGTGCCCGGCATGGGCGAGGAGGCGCTCGCGGTGCTCGGGCCGGGCTCGGTCTTCGGCGAGATGAGCCTGCTCGACGAAGCGCCCCGATCCGCCGACGCCCGCGTCCACGAGCGCTGCCGCCTGCTCACCGTGCCCAAGGACGCCTTCGAGGACCTGCTCTTCTTGCACAAGGACCTCGCCTACGAGGTGCTCTGGAGCTTCGTCCGGATGCTGACGCAGAGGCTCCGCGAGACGAACGACAAGCTCACGTTCCTCACGGTGACGGGCAAATTCTGA
- a CDS encoding energy transducer TonB: MSSAANRVVMGESQFHHTAERDRDPLAPVVALGDRAAKTGTAIGLVLALLSHGYASAQAMTALFDMRRAIGEMRQGLHEYFWTEYDIDLTPKDEDKPKPEEKPPEPEPEPEAPPPVPAPKAEAAPEEEVPDKDPEPPPPPSQAAKVLTQEPDEEEPVDMTGQGFVSGDGSGPGYGMVSAQGTAKTPTYNKAAALDGKEGSNGTGKGGPPPAPAGPDLSKAPGLVGSSAWDCPFPPEADAEQIDQAVVSIIVTVRADGSPQAVKVVNDPGYGFGRAARLCALSRRYTPALDRTGTPMVAATPPIRVRFTR; this comes from the coding sequence ATGAGCTCGGCGGCGAACAGAGTCGTGATGGGGGAAAGCCAGTTCCACCACACCGCCGAGCGCGACCGTGATCCGCTCGCGCCCGTCGTCGCGCTCGGGGACCGCGCGGCGAAGACGGGCACGGCGATCGGGCTCGTGCTCGCGCTGCTCTCGCACGGATACGCCTCCGCGCAGGCGATGACCGCGCTCTTCGACATGCGGCGCGCGATCGGGGAGATGCGCCAGGGCCTGCACGAGTACTTCTGGACCGAGTACGACATCGACCTGACGCCCAAGGACGAGGACAAACCAAAGCCCGAAGAGAAGCCCCCGGAGCCCGAGCCGGAGCCGGAGGCGCCGCCGCCCGTGCCCGCGCCGAAGGCCGAGGCGGCGCCGGAAGAAGAGGTCCCCGACAAGGATCCGGAGCCTCCTCCGCCGCCCTCGCAGGCCGCGAAGGTGCTCACGCAGGAGCCGGACGAAGAGGAGCCCGTCGACATGACCGGGCAAGGCTTCGTGAGCGGCGACGGGAGCGGCCCGGGCTACGGGATGGTGAGCGCGCAGGGGACCGCGAAGACCCCGACGTACAACAAGGCCGCCGCGCTCGACGGAAAAGAAGGCAGCAACGGCACGGGCAAAGGCGGTCCGCCGCCCGCGCCCGCGGGGCCGGATCTGTCGAAGGCCCCGGGCCTCGTCGGCAGCTCGGCGTGGGATTGTCCCTTCCCGCCCGAGGCCGACGCCGAGCAGATCGATCAAGCCGTCGTCTCGATCATCGTAACGGTGCGGGCGGATGGAAGCCCGCAGGCCGTGAAGGTCGTGAACGATCCGGGCTACGGCTTCGGCCGCGCCGCGCGCCTCTGCGCCTTGTCGCGACGCTACACGCCCGCGCTCGACCGCACCGGGACGCCGATGGTGGCCGCGACGCCGCCGATCCGCGTGCGCTTCACGCGCTGA
- a CDS encoding ExbD/TolR family protein produces the protein MAASSSNNDENMVEGINVTPLVDITLVLLIIFMVTAKIIVSQALPLDLPKAASGQEVQMVFSVELRANGDMVIDGKKLPNDDAALPLAKEAQAKTPDLRAVIRAEQTVQHGRVLHALDLLKRAGITKIAFGVTPVPAEDGKAAPAPPPTPVTP, from the coding sequence ATGGCCGCGTCGAGCTCGAACAACGACGAGAACATGGTCGAGGGGATCAACGTCACGCCCCTCGTCGACATCACGCTCGTGCTCCTCATCATCTTCATGGTGACGGCGAAGATCATCGTGTCGCAGGCCCTGCCGCTCGACCTGCCGAAGGCCGCGTCGGGGCAGGAGGTGCAGATGGTCTTCAGCGTGGAGCTCCGCGCGAACGGGGACATGGTCATCGACGGCAAGAAGCTGCCGAACGACGACGCCGCGCTCCCGCTCGCGAAGGAGGCGCAGGCGAAGACGCCCGATCTGCGCGCCGTCATCCGCGCCGAGCAGACGGTCCAGCACGGCCGCGTGCTGCACGCGCTCGATCTGTTGAAGCGGGCCGGGATCACGAAGATCGCCTTCGGCGTGACGCCCGTGCCCGCGGAGGACGGCAAGGCAGCCCCTGCCCCGCCGCCCACGCCCGTGACGCCGTGA
- a CDS encoding MotA/TolQ/ExbB proton channel family protein, translating to MNLIEWLQRIMVGFGAAWVMWLMIGLSVVSVAIILERAWFFWSLRDDVVVLARDLRNALKDSIEAAQKRMEASPSAEAAVVKAGLIEADRGPKAAEEAMAGALALQRMKLERRLAYLGTLGNNAPFIGLFGTVIGVVGAFDALGKAAEKPAAQAAAAAMAPQQVMSSIAEALVATAVGLAVAIPAVAFNNYFQRMIRSTLANTEALTRVLLAHLHGEKDALEAGAGVAVAAAPAPKKAEPKAQANGSRGKKAPAKDEDEEESSEENG from the coding sequence ATGAATCTCATCGAGTGGCTGCAGCGCATCATGGTCGGCTTCGGCGCTGCCTGGGTCATGTGGCTCATGATCGGGCTCTCCGTGGTGAGCGTCGCGATCATCCTCGAGCGCGCCTGGTTCTTCTGGTCTCTGCGTGACGACGTGGTCGTGCTGGCGCGTGACCTGCGCAATGCGCTGAAGGACTCGATCGAGGCCGCGCAGAAGCGCATGGAAGCCTCGCCCTCGGCGGAGGCGGCGGTCGTGAAGGCGGGCCTCATCGAGGCCGATCGCGGGCCGAAGGCTGCCGAAGAGGCGATGGCCGGCGCGCTCGCCCTCCAGCGCATGAAGCTCGAGCGGCGCCTCGCCTACCTCGGCACCCTCGGCAACAACGCGCCGTTCATCGGCCTCTTCGGCACCGTCATCGGCGTCGTCGGCGCCTTCGACGCGCTCGGCAAGGCCGCCGAGAAGCCGGCCGCGCAGGCCGCGGCCGCGGCCATGGCGCCGCAGCAGGTCATGTCGAGCATCGCCGAGGCGCTCGTCGCGACGGCCGTCGGCCTCGCGGTCGCCATCCCGGCCGTCGCCTTCAACAACTACTTCCAGCGGATGATCCGCTCGACGCTGGCGAACACCGAGGCGCTGACGCGCGTGCTGCTCGCGCACCTGCACGGCGAGAAGGACGCGCTCGAGGCGGGCGCGGGCGTGGCCGTCGCCGCGGCCCCGGCCCCGAAGAAGGCCGAGCCGAAGGCGCAGGCGAACGGCTCGCGCGGCAAGAAGGCCCCCGCGAAGGACGAGGACGAAGAGGAGTCCAGCGAGGAGAACGGCTGA